A stretch of uncultured Flavobacterium sp. DNA encodes these proteins:
- a CDS encoding serine acetyltransferase, with the protein MNLFQLIKSDYKKYKKYGGSFFGIIFLTQGFWAVFQYRIAHFIYSKIKWQPFRFLGLFMMLINQKGIEIVTGISISAASKIGHSFYIGHFGGIIINGNAVVGNNCNISQGVTIGVSGRGEKRGVPVIGDEVYIGANAVVSGNISIGNRVLIGACSMVNTSVEDNLVVLGVPAVVISQNGSKGYI; encoded by the coding sequence TTTCAACTCATAAAATCAGATTACAAGAAATATAAAAAATATGGAGGAAGTTTCTTTGGGATTATATTTTTAACTCAGGGATTTTGGGCTGTTTTTCAATATAGAATAGCGCATTTTATTTATTCGAAAATAAAATGGCAGCCGTTTCGATTTTTAGGATTATTCATGATGCTTATCAATCAAAAAGGTATTGAAATTGTAACAGGAATATCAATTTCAGCAGCTTCAAAAATTGGACATTCATTTTACATTGGACATTTTGGGGGTATTATTATTAATGGAAATGCTGTTGTAGGTAATAATTGTAATATTTCTCAAGGAGTTACAATTGGCGTGTCTGGTCGTGGCGAAAAAAGAGGAGTTCCTGTAATTGGTGATGAAGTATATATTGGAGCAAATGCTGTTGTATCAGGAAATATTAGCATAGGAAATAGAGTTTTAATAGGAGCTTGTTCTATGGTAAATACTTCTGTTGAAGATAATTTGGTAGTTTTGGGAGTTCCCGCAGTTGTAATATCACAAAACGGTTCTAAAGGCTACATTTAA